In Psychrobacter ciconiae, the genomic window TGCAGCAGACTTTATCCCTGTGATTGCGCCGCTTGGGGTGGATTCTGATGGCAACACCTACAACATCAATGCTGATTTGGTCGCCGGAAAAGTTGCCGAATTTTTACAAGCCGAAAAGCTGATGCTGCTTACCAACATCAAAGGCGTGCTCGGTCGCGATGGTAATGTGGTCACGGGCTTGACCCCAACCAAAGTCGATGCGCTGATTGAGGATGGCACGATTTCAGGCGGGATGATTCCTAAAATTGGCTGCGCCCTTGATGCCGTTCGCGGCGGCGTGAAAAGCGCGGTCATTGTTGATGGTCGCGTCCCGCATGCCACGTTGCTTGAAATCTTTACCAATGAAGGGGTGGGAACGCTAATCAGCCGCGATTTGGACAAAGCGCGCAGCTAAGCCTTTCATTTAATAAAAACCTCAAGCTTTGACAGCTAAAGCTTGAGGCTCACTACAACATAACTTTAATTAATAAGCGCAAATCTCAATGCTTGAATAGCTTGTATTGCCATAAACTTTGATGAAGTGATTGCCTTTATTTTGCGTATAAAAGCTATTGAAATCATCATAGTAATCGCCATCAAGGCGACCTTTAGGACCATTGACATAAGCCACGCGAATTTGGTCGTGACCAACATTACGAACCACAAGGTTTTGGTCAGCTCCCAACCATAAACGGAACAGCTTACCGTTTTTGATGTTGCCGGCAAAGTTACCACAGTAGCTATTTTTGGCGAAGGTGATTTTGGTGGAGCTCTCCGCTGCTTGCGCGTTTATTCCGATGGTTGCGGCGGCAATAAGCATCACACTTAACATAACTGCTTTCATGACAACCCCCTTTTTTTGTAGGCAGGTTGACTTAAGCAAATTTTAACACCATCAAAAAATTTAATAAAGTCAACCCATTAAGGTTACAACTGTCACTTTATCATAAGCTAAATTTGGCTAAATAAGGGCAGTCGTTACGAAATTGCAGCAATTATCGCGTCATTATCAAAACCAATCGTGGCAATATTTTTAGTCTTATCATATCCTAAGACAATTGGACGTTTAATCAAATTTGGCTGAGTAATCATCAATTCTTTAGCGGCGTTGTCATCACGACTTGCGGCGTCTTTATCTTCATCGCTAAGCTTTCGCCAAGTGGTGCTACGCTTGTTAAGCACCTTTTCCATGCCAAACTCATTGATAAACTTATCAAGCAAATCGTTTGTCATTTCTTGTTTTTTAAAATCAAAAAAGTCGTAAGTGACTTGATGCTCGTCTAAGATATTGAGCGCTTTTTTGACGCTGCTGCAATTTTTGATGCCGTAAACGGTGAGGGTCATGGTATTTTCCTTATTTCACGTGGTTTCTAACTTTAATTCATAATAATTTTTCAGCGACAACTGCTTTTGAGTTGCACGAGAGCGTCGCAATTTTTGCCAAATTACGCTATGCTATGGCAGTATTTTTTTTGAATTTTTATTTTCCAAATTGAGCCAATTATGAGCAGCAACGTCACCGATTCTGTAACTTCCGCCCAGCATTTGTATCAACCAAGCCTTATTGAGGCGGCGCAGCAAGCCAAATGGGCAGCTGACAAGCGCTTTGAGGTGGACAACGCGTCAAGCGATAAGCCACCACGCTATATGCTCTCGATGTTCCCCTACCCAAGCGGCAAGCTGCACATGGGTCACGTTCGCAATTATACCATCTCCGACGTGCTTAGCCGCTATTACCGCTTAAAAGGCTTTGAGGTCATGCAGCCCATGGGTTGGGATGCGTTTGGCTTGCCTGCCGAAAACGCCGCGATTGCTAACCAAACACCACCTGCGGCTTGGACTTATGCCAATATTGACAACATGCGCGCTCAGTTAAAATTGCTTGGATTGTCTATCGATTGGTCACGCGAGTTTGCCACCTGTCACCCTGATTATTACCGCTGGGAGCAGTGGTTATTTTTGCAATTGTATAAAAAAGGCTTGGTTTATAAAAAGCTTGCGACCGTTAACTGGGATCCGGTCGACAATACCGTTCTTGCCAACGAGCAAGTCGTTGATGGTAAAGGCTGGCGTAGCGGCGCTCCGGTTGAAAAGCGCGATATTCCGATGTATTACTTTAATATCACCGATTACGCGGATGAGCTGCTTGATGATTTGGATAAATTAGAAGGTCATTGGCCATCAGAAGTCATCACCATGCAGCGCAACTGGATTGGTCGCAGCGCAGGGATGGAAGTTCATTTCCCCTATCATATTAATGGTGAGGATGGCACGCTTGATGTGTTCACTACGCGTCCTGATACCTTGATGGGCGTAACTTACGTGGCGGTAGCAGCTGAGCATCCTTTGGCGCAAATGGCGGCGGAAAAAAATGCAGAAATTGCAAAATTTTGCGCGGATTGTAAAAAAGGCTCGGTTGCTGAAGCCGATTTGGCAAAAGCGGACAAAGTCGGCATGGCAACCGGCTTTAGCGTGACCCATCCGTTAACCGGCGAAAAAGTTCCGGTTTGGGTGGCAAATTATGTGCTGATGAGTTATGGCTCAGGCGCGGTGATGGCGGTTCCGGCGCACGATGAGCGCGATTATGAATTTGCTACAAAATATAATTTGCCCATCAAGCAAGTGATTGACATCCCTGACAATTATTTTGCTGATAAAGATGCTGATGACGACAACCGCGCTTATACGGAGCGCAACACCTTAGTCAATTCAGGCGACTTTACCGGAATGAACTTTGATGAAGCGTTCGCGGCAATGCTTGCCAAGCTTGAGCCGATGGGACTTGCCAACAAAAAAATCCAGTACCGCCTTCGCGATTGGGGCGTCTCCCGCCAGCGCTATTGGGGCTGCCCAATCCCCATGGTGAACTGTGAGCATTGCGGCACCGTTCCAGTTGATGAAGCCGATTTGCCGGTGGTTCTGCCAACCGACGTCGTTCCTGATGGTCGCGGTAACCCATTAAAAGACCTTCCTGAATTTGTAAATACCAAATGCCCAAAATGCGGCAATAACGCTCGCCGCGAAACCGATACCTTTGATACCTTTGTTGAATCCAGCTGGTATTACGCGCGCTTTGCCAGTCCAAACGACGACCAAAGCATGGTGAATAAATCTGCGGCGAACAAATGGCTTCCGGTTGACCAATACATCGGCGGCGTTGAGCACGCAGTCATGCATCTGCTTTACGCGCGCTTTTTTCATAAGCTGATGCGCGATGAGTCGCTAGTTATGGGCGATGAGCCATTTGCTAACTTGATGACCCAAGGCATGGTGCTTGCCGGCACGTTTTACCGCTCAAACCCTGACGGCAGTACCACTTATTATTTCCCGCAAGATATTGATATTGACTACAATGATCGCGGTCAGCCGATAAGCGCGGTGCTCAAAGCCGATGGCTTGCCGGTCACCATTGGCAAAATCGAAAAAATGTCCAAGTCAAAAAACAATGGCGTCGACCCACAAACGACCATCGACCAATACGGCGCGGATACCGTTCGCCTTTATACTTTGTTTACTGCCCCCGCCGACCAAACTTTAGAGTGGTCAGATGACGCGCTAAAAGGTCCTTATAACTTTGTGAAAAAAGTTTGGCGAATTGCCAATGAGCATTTGCAAGCGCTCAAAGACGCTGGCATTGAACTTGATACCATCAATCAAGGCAATATTAATAAAGACAATCTGTCAAAATCTGCAAAAAACTTACGCCGAAAAACGCATGAAACCATTGCCAAAATCGACAGTGATTTAGGCGACCGACTCGCGCTTAACACGCCGGTTTCAAGCCTGATGGAACTTGCCAACGAGCTTGCCAGCTTTAACGCCGAAAACTTTGATGATTTGACCGTTGAGCACGAAGCACTCATTGACCTGCTCATTATGCTTAGCGTTTATGCGCCGCACGTGGGCGAGCATTTGCTTGAAGAACTTGGCATTGCAACCAAAACACTTGCCTACCCTGAAGTTGATAAAACCGCCTTGGTTCAAGACAGCATCACTATGGTGGTTCAAGTCAATGGTAAAGTTCGCGGTAAAATGGAAGTGGCACCAAATACCGACAGCGAAACGCTTAAAGCCAAAGCGCGAGCCATTGAGGGCGTGGCGAAGTTTTTAACGGGCGAGATTAAAAAAGAAATCGTCGTTCCTAATAAACTGGTTAATATCGTCGTTGCCGGCTAATTTGGCATTATTTAACAACGACAGCTTAAAAGGATGGTTTTATGACCCCTCAAACCTTGATTAAAGCGACGCTTGTTGCCGCAGTTTTGGCGACCGGCTCGTTTGGCTTAACCGGCTGCGGCTTTCATCTGCGCGGGTTTGAGGCGCCGCTGCACTTTGATGTTGCCAAAACAGTGGTCAATATTGAAGACAATAAAACCGCCTTTCCCTTAAAGCTGCCGTTATCCAAGCGCCTTAAAGCCTTGGGAGTCGATGTCATTGACGGCATGAGCGTCTCAAGTGACAACTTGCCCGCCGAGCCGCTTGCCGCGATTACGGTAAAAAATATTCAATTTCGCCGCTATGAATTGGTTGGCGTATTGACCGAGATTCGCTTGGTGCTGTCAGCGGATGTCACCTACCAAACCCTGCAAAATGGCGAGCCGGTCACGCTCAGCAACCCCATCCAAGTTGAGCGCAGTTATCAATATAACGAAGCCTCGGTGAGCACCGAAGACCAACAAGGCAGCCAGATCCGCGATTGGCTTTATGACAGTTTGGCGCGGCGGATTAGCGACCAATATGTGGCGATTGGCTTACCAAACACCGCGTCAACGCCTGCTAAGCCTATGATTAAACCATAACTGAATATGCAGCAAACCTTTATCCAAGCTTACGCCAAACTGTCGCAGCCAAAGGTTGCCACGGCAGGGCTTTGGCTTGCTCAAGGCGACGAACCACTACTTCAGCAGTGGCTCATTGATGAGCTGCGTAGTCACTGGCAAGCTGAGAGCCGTAGTATCAAGCGCTTTGATTTGCTATCGGCGAAAAGCTGGCATGAGGTCATGAGCGAGCTTGGCACGCAGTCGCTGTTTGATGATGCCAGTGCGCTGATCGTTACGGGCAATCATAAACCGGATAAAGCCATCATTAGCGAGATTGAACGCTTTGCAAGCGCGGTTGATGACCACTCACCTAGCCTACTTTGGCTAATTTCTAAAATTGATAAAAAAAGCCAAGCCAGCAAATGGTTTGCGCCTTTTTCAAAGTTCGGTCACATCATTGATTGCAATCTTTATGACGAGCGCGGTCGGCAGCAGATTTTACAATTAAAAGCCGAGCGCTTTGGGCTTCGATTGTCCACCGATGCTTGGCAGCTGCTCATGTCGCATACCGAACACAACTTGCTTGCCGCCTATCAGACGCTTTGGCGCTTATCTTATTTATTTGCGCCGCAAATTGCCGCAAGCTTTAACGACTCAAGCCACGCCCCTGTCGCCATCGATATCGAGGATTTGCAAGCGGCTCTTGTCAGTGACGCCCAGTTTAGTGTTTTTGATTTGTCCGATGCCATGCTTTCAGGCGACAGCTTACAAGTCGTCAAAATCATGCAAGCGCTGCAAGACAGCGACGAGCCAACGACACTTGTACTTTGGGCAATCAGCAAAGACATGCGAGCCATCATGGCATTGATGGATGGCAAAGACCCGCAGTCGCTTGGCATCTGGCGCAGTAAGCAAGGACTGTATCAAAATGCCTTCCGCCGTCAATCGCGCGAGCAAACCGAGCTTTGGTTTGATTTGCTTTATCGTTGTGATTTGGCGGTCAAAGGCGTGATTGCGCAAAATCCATGGGAGCTGCTATTGCAAGCGGCGCTTTTGGTGAGCGGTCAGCGATTATTTTAATCCGCCAGTTTTCGTTTCTCTTTTTTTACCTTCCTTTTTAGCGCATCAGCCGATAGTTAAGATAATACAAGTCTTGACTGCAGCTCTTGTTTTGGCTGCCATCTTAACCTTTCGCAAACTTATCGCCATTCCCTTTTAGCTAAGAAGCCTTTAGTATAGATGGCTTTGATTGATAATTTTTAGGATAACTTTGGGGCA contains:
- a CDS encoding Spx/MgsR family RNA polymerase-binding regulatory protein produces the protein MTLTVYGIKNCSSVKKALNILDEHQVTYDFFDFKKQEMTNDLLDKFINEFGMEKVLNKRSTTWRKLSDEDKDAASRDDNAAKELMITQPNLIKRPIVLGYDKTKNIATIGFDNDAIIAAIS
- the leuS gene encoding leucine--tRNA ligase; this encodes MSSNVTDSVTSAQHLYQPSLIEAAQQAKWAADKRFEVDNASSDKPPRYMLSMFPYPSGKLHMGHVRNYTISDVLSRYYRLKGFEVMQPMGWDAFGLPAENAAIANQTPPAAWTYANIDNMRAQLKLLGLSIDWSREFATCHPDYYRWEQWLFLQLYKKGLVYKKLATVNWDPVDNTVLANEQVVDGKGWRSGAPVEKRDIPMYYFNITDYADELLDDLDKLEGHWPSEVITMQRNWIGRSAGMEVHFPYHINGEDGTLDVFTTRPDTLMGVTYVAVAAEHPLAQMAAEKNAEIAKFCADCKKGSVAEADLAKADKVGMATGFSVTHPLTGEKVPVWVANYVLMSYGSGAVMAVPAHDERDYEFATKYNLPIKQVIDIPDNYFADKDADDDNRAYTERNTLVNSGDFTGMNFDEAFAAMLAKLEPMGLANKKIQYRLRDWGVSRQRYWGCPIPMVNCEHCGTVPVDEADLPVVLPTDVVPDGRGNPLKDLPEFVNTKCPKCGNNARRETDTFDTFVESSWYYARFASPNDDQSMVNKSAANKWLPVDQYIGGVEHAVMHLLYARFFHKLMRDESLVMGDEPFANLMTQGMVLAGTFYRSNPDGSTTYYFPQDIDIDYNDRGQPISAVLKADGLPVTIGKIEKMSKSKNNGVDPQTTIDQYGADTVRLYTLFTAPADQTLEWSDDALKGPYNFVKKVWRIANEHLQALKDAGIELDTINQGNINKDNLSKSAKNLRRKTHETIAKIDSDLGDRLALNTPVSSLMELANELASFNAENFDDLTVEHEALIDLLIMLSVYAPHVGEHLLEELGIATKTLAYPEVDKTALVQDSITMVVQVNGKVRGKMEVAPNTDSETLKAKARAIEGVAKFLTGEIKKEIVVPNKLVNIVVAG
- a CDS encoding LPS-assembly lipoprotein LptE, whose translation is MTPQTLIKATLVAAVLATGSFGLTGCGFHLRGFEAPLHFDVAKTVVNIEDNKTAFPLKLPLSKRLKALGVDVIDGMSVSSDNLPAEPLAAITVKNIQFRRYELVGVLTEIRLVLSADVTYQTLQNGEPVTLSNPIQVERSYQYNEASVSTEDQQGSQIRDWLYDSLARRISDQYVAIGLPNTASTPAKPMIKP
- the holA gene encoding DNA polymerase III subunit delta translates to MQQTFIQAYAKLSQPKVATAGLWLAQGDEPLLQQWLIDELRSHWQAESRSIKRFDLLSAKSWHEVMSELGTQSLFDDASALIVTGNHKPDKAIISEIERFASAVDDHSPSLLWLISKIDKKSQASKWFAPFSKFGHIIDCNLYDERGRQQILQLKAERFGLRLSTDAWQLLMSHTEHNLLAAYQTLWRLSYLFAPQIAASFNDSSHAPVAIDIEDLQAALVSDAQFSVFDLSDAMLSGDSLQVVKIMQALQDSDEPTTLVLWAISKDMRAIMALMDGKDPQSLGIWRSKQGLYQNAFRRQSREQTELWFDLLYRCDLAVKGVIAQNPWELLLQAALLVSGQRLF